The Streptomyces sp. NBC_01244 genome contains a region encoding:
- a CDS encoding deoxynucleotide monophosphate kinase family protein: MAYYRNIGLIGRARVGKDTVAARLGQRFGYQRVAFADTLKNAALRIDPLIPTTTGVCVRLSRLVADVGWEYAKIAYPEVRRVLQYVGQTVRDTDPGFWIRSAMPALDAADNLNLPVVVTDVRYENEAIALQKRGFMLIRVTRPGAGLDGPNGKHASETALDHYPADATITNGGSVPDLFATVDVLPLR; the protein is encoded by the coding sequence GTGGCCTACTACCGAAACATTGGTCTGATTGGTCGCGCGCGGGTCGGCAAGGACACGGTTGCGGCAAGGCTGGGGCAGCGCTTCGGCTATCAGCGGGTTGCCTTCGCGGACACCCTGAAGAATGCGGCGCTGCGGATAGACCCGCTTATCCCGACTACAACGGGCGTGTGTGTGCGTCTGTCGCGCCTTGTGGCTGACGTCGGTTGGGAGTACGCGAAGATTGCGTATCCCGAAGTTCGGCGGGTCCTTCAGTACGTCGGGCAGACGGTTCGGGACACGGACCCGGGTTTCTGGATTCGGTCCGCCATGCCCGCTCTTGACGCTGCGGACAACCTGAACCTTCCCGTTGTCGTGACTGACGTGCGGTACGAGAACGAAGCGATAGCGCTTCAGAAGCGCGGGTTCATGCTCATACGCGTGACCCGACCCGGGGCCGGCCTTGACGGTCCCAACGGCAAGCACGCGTCGGAAACGGCGCTTGACCACTACCCCGCTGACGCCACGATCACGAACGGCGGCAGCGTGCCGGACCTGTTTGCCACCGTGGACGTGCTGCCACTGCGCTAG
- a CDS encoding HNH endonuclease, translating to MRRWGYRCAYCDDRATHLDHVHPLSKGGADKASNMVPACASCNLSKGAKTLAEWSLTFGPAEPR from the coding sequence ATGCGCCGTTGGGGGTACCGCTGCGCCTACTGCGATGACCGGGCGACGCACCTTGACCACGTCCACCCGCTCAGCAAGGGCGGAGCCGACAAGGCTTCCAACATGGTTCCGGCGTGCGCGAGTTGCAACCTGAGCAAGGGGGCTAAGACGTTGGCGGAATGGTCCCTGACCTTCGGGCCGGCTGAGCCCAGGTAA
- a CDS encoding recombination directionality factor has product MAKRSIWAGDEDNKPKERQTYSDDTVGRLHSGYMDETGKKPVPVALSEWRFSTGDKTVADAVAQLFGGSPVENDESTSENFIDVFTDAAKVPVIIEADGIHWDMKQWINGKLVHHCDGFEYVSPEEKAGESCGCPTLFDERKQAAKDYQGPNPAITVTFRLADDPELGKFKFQTGAWTLMKVLHEAEDGVERIGKGGSVLGNLELEYVEYTGKKGPMRGKLVSYTKPNINIQKSYNDAIAE; this is encoded by the coding sequence ATGGCGAAGCGAAGCATTTGGGCCGGAGACGAAGACAACAAGCCGAAGGAGCGACAGACCTACTCGGACGACACCGTTGGCCGGCTGCACTCCGGCTACATGGATGAGACGGGTAAGAAGCCCGTTCCCGTGGCGCTGTCTGAGTGGCGGTTCTCCACTGGGGACAAGACCGTTGCCGATGCGGTCGCCCAGCTCTTCGGCGGGTCGCCGGTAGAGAACGACGAATCGACGTCTGAGAACTTCATTGACGTCTTCACCGACGCTGCGAAGGTCCCCGTGATCATCGAAGCGGACGGTATCCACTGGGATATGAAGCAGTGGATCAACGGCAAGCTTGTGCATCACTGCGACGGCTTTGAGTACGTCTCCCCTGAGGAGAAGGCCGGCGAGTCTTGCGGTTGCCCGACGCTCTTTGATGAGCGAAAGCAGGCAGCGAAGGACTATCAGGGCCCGAACCCGGCAATCACGGTTACCTTCCGCCTTGCCGATGATCCGGAGCTTGGCAAGTTCAAGTTTCAGACCGGCGCATGGACGCTCATGAAGGTTCTGCACGAAGCCGAAGACGGCGTTGAGCGCATTGGCAAGGGCGGGTCGGTCCTGGGCAACCTTGAGCTTGAGTACGTTGAGTACACGGGCAAGAAGGGCCCCATGCGCGGCAAGCTCGTGTCGTACACGAAGCCCAACATCAACATTCAGAAGTCGTACAACGACGCCATTGCCGAGTAA
- a CDS encoding peptidoglycan-binding protein, with translation MSTVERVLSIAKAEEGYREGYSNGSWNNKQKYSPAVPGLEWSDWQAWCATFVSWVAMTADVSDLYPRTASCFTGVQWFKNKGRFSAYPAVGAQVFFGNGGGTHTGLVYAYDADYVYTVEGNTNDSGSAQGNGVYLQKRARRDAYVYGYGYPKFPEGIQSADPAWAAQNPAEPAKPAPVSYEPFPGGDFFKRKPKSAIVTAMGKRLVAEGCSAYKSGPGPQWTDVDKASYAKWQRKRGFTGTDADGWPGKTTWDALKVPKV, from the coding sequence ATGTCCACTGTTGAGCGCGTGCTGAGCATCGCGAAGGCTGAGGAAGGGTACCGAGAGGGGTACTCCAACGGATCTTGGAACAACAAGCAAAAGTATTCGCCTGCCGTGCCGGGTCTTGAGTGGTCCGACTGGCAGGCGTGGTGTGCAACCTTCGTTTCGTGGGTTGCGATGACCGCTGACGTTAGCGACCTTTACCCGCGCACCGCCTCTTGCTTTACCGGTGTTCAGTGGTTCAAGAACAAGGGTCGCTTCAGCGCCTATCCGGCGGTTGGGGCTCAGGTCTTCTTCGGTAACGGTGGCGGCACTCACACGGGTCTCGTGTATGCGTACGACGCTGATTACGTCTACACGGTTGAAGGCAACACCAATGACAGCGGCAGCGCCCAGGGCAACGGGGTGTATCTCCAGAAGCGTGCCCGTCGGGATGCCTACGTGTACGGCTACGGGTACCCGAAGTTCCCTGAGGGCATCCAGTCCGCTGACCCCGCGTGGGCCGCTCAGAATCCCGCTGAGCCGGCCAAGCCTGCCCCGGTTTCGTATGAGCCGTTCCCGGGTGGCGACTTCTTCAAGCGGAAGCCGAAGAGCGCCATTGTCACGGCTATGGGCAAGCGGCTTGTTGCCGAAGGTTGCAGTGCGTACAAGTCGGGTCCGGGTCCCCAGTGGACTGACGTGGACAAGGCGTCGTACGCGAAGTGGCAGCGCAAGCGGGGCTTCACCGGTACCGACGCTGACGGTTGGCCCGGTAAGACCACGTGGGACGCGCTGAAGGTTCCGAAGGTCTAA